The Dermochelys coriacea isolate rDerCor1 chromosome 7, rDerCor1.pri.v4, whole genome shotgun sequence genome window below encodes:
- the C7H10orf53 gene encoding UPF0728 protein C10orf53 homolog, whose product MPPRALVTLRAGPYRSCGALEPRPFRLRGLQAVLQAEGHQLILEKIPDWNNVELIVNGETVFQCNINDLDFGGDGKLDPLCEEARIAVLNAY is encoded by the exons ATGCCCCCGCGCGCGCTGGTGACGCTCCGGGCCGGCCCCTACCGGAGCTGCGGGGCGTTGGAGCCCAGGCCCTTCCGCCTGCGGGGCCTGCAAG CTGTGTTGCAAGCAGAGGGTCACCAACTTATTCTAGAAAAGATACCAGATTGGAATAATGTAGAACTCATAGTGAATGGAGAGACTGTTTTCCAGTGCAACATTAATGACCTGGACTTTG GAGGTGATGGCAAATTGGATCCACTATGTGAAGAAGCCAGAATAGCAGTGCTAAATGCCTACTGA